A stretch of DNA from Treponema pectinovorum:
GTCGTTACCCATGTAACCAATCGCTTGACTTGCGAGACTGTTTTCTGGATATATTCGCCCTTGAATTTTATCAAAACGAACACTGGATATTAGAGAGTTTTTGTCGGTAATCTCTTTTAAAATTTCGTAAGTGCTTTGGTCAATTTTTTTCTTTATATAGATGAATTGAGAATTTTTTGAATTTGTAATGGTTGCAGCAAGTTCGTTTTTGTCAATCTGCAAAACTGGAGCAAAAAGGTCAACAAAAGAATTTAAATCTTTTATAGAAGCAGGCGTAAGACCTACGTGGTAGAAATTTGTTGGAACTGCAAGGGGCTTTCCATTTTTGTCTAAAATTGAGCCTCTTTGGACGCTTTGCGTGGAAGGGGCAATTTCTTTTGATTTTGAAAACGCCAAAACTGCATAGTTATAGAATACGTAAAGGACAAAAATCGCTAAGAGGATATAAAGTACAAAAATTCGTCTTTTTTTTAAATATCCGTTCATTTGCATAAAACTTTGCCCAGCACATTTTTTACTGAAACAAAACCGTAATCTCTTGAATCCATAGATTCTTCATAGTTGTCGCCAATCGCAAGCACATAGCCTTCTGGAACTTTTTGAATATCTTTGAATGTTTTGTATTGATTTTCTGTAAGTGGAACGATTTTTTCACCAGCTTTTAAAGTATATAATGGTTCATCTGAATATTCCAGTAATTGACCTTCTGTCGATAAAACTCTTTTTACAACTATTTTGTTGTTGTAAAGATAGATTACAACATCATCAACTTTTGGCTTTTTCCATTGAATAAGCAGATGATTTGACCACGGTTTTATTATTCCGTAAGACAATTTATTTACTACAAGCATTGAAGAATCGTGAATTGCAGGTTCCATAGATCTGCCAGAAACGCGAAAAAAATCTATTACAAAGAGTTTTAATATAAAACCAGCAAAAATACCACAACAGATTATAAAAATAGAAGATTTAGTTGAATTTGAAAGTTCTCTGCGTAACATCTTTTTCTAATATAACGAAATTTTCGCTCCGATAATAGAGTTATGCAGGTTATAAGTTATGTAGGTTCGCAAACTCGATATAGAAATTCATATAGACCAAAAAATCTCTTTTTAAAATTAAAATCGCAATCGTATTTTTCAAAATCATATTGTTTGGAAAATCGAACAAAGTTTTTTGGCGATTTGAACCTCAAAAAAATTTTATATCTTGTGTCCGCCGTGTCAATTTTATTTTTTGTTCCCATAACTTTATACAAGGTTATTTCTCATTTTAGGAATTTTACAGGTCCAGTAAAGATTGACACAAATTTTGAAACAGAAACAGAAAACTTAAAAATGGCGATGGCAAATTTTGCCGTAGAAGGAATTTTTGAAAACGTTGATGAAAACGGCAACCTGCTTAACGAAGATGGAAGTATACTCACTGTCGATTCACTTGGAATTATAAAGGCGGTTTCTTTTACAGACTACAAGATAAAATCTGGGGAAACTATAAGTTCTATCGCTGTAAAATTTGGACTTACAAATATTTCGACTTTGATTGCGGTTAACAATATAGAAAATGTACGTTCAATTCGCTCTGGACAAACGATAAAAATTCCAAATCAGGACGGTCTTAATCACATAGTAAAAAAAGGCGACAGCATAAATTCTATTTCTGTAAAATATCATGTAAGTGTAGAAGATATTTTGGATGCAAATGAGCTTTCTGATGAGAGGCTTTTTATTGGACAAAAAATTTTTATTCCTGGTGCAAGGCTTGATTCTTCATCTTTAAAAAAAGCTTTGGGGGAACTTTTTTCTAATCCTATAAAATCTCGCTATAAAATTTCAAGTTACTTTGGAAAGAGAGCAGATCCTTTTACAGGTGTTGCTTCGTTTCATACAGGAATTGATTTGGCTTGTCCTGCTGGAACTCCTGTAAATGCAACTATGGGCGGAAAAATTGTTTATGTTGGCTGGAGCAATATTTTTGGAAACTATGTTATAATCAATCACGGAAACGGCTATCAAAGTCTTTATGGGCACTTGCTCAAAGTCTTGTGCCGTTCTAACCAGAATGTAAGTCAGGGCGAAAAGATTGGTTTAGTAGGTTCTACAGGCTATTCTACAGGACCGCATCTGCATTTTACCGTCTATAAAAACGGAAAACTTGTTGACCCACTGACTTTGCTAAAAAAATAAGGGATAAAATGATGAATGTTTGCGTTTGTGGTGGTTGCGGTAGAACGATAGAAAAGGAATTTTTATATTGTCCTTGGTGCGGACAGGCTAAAATGCACAACGATAAAGATGCTTTGGAAGCGGTTTTTAGAAATCTTGAACAAAAACAGGCAGAAAATAGAGAAAAAAGGCTTAAAAAACTCGAAAAACAACTTGACGACCTTGAACAAGACCTTTCAATTTTGGCTTTGAGCGCGGAGATGGCAAAATGATTAAAGCTCATCCTTTTAAGTTCAGGGCGATTTTTGCATTTATTTTTTTTTATTCAGTTTGTTTTCTCCGTGCAGAAATTTCTTTTGAAAATCCGAGCGTAAATTCAAGCGATAAGATTTTATTTTCGGTAAAAAATTCTAATTCACATTCCTATTCTTATTCGACGGCGTTTATGGGCGATGCTAAATCCCTTTCCGACACAAAAATTTTAACCTGCTATCCTGAAAAAATGGATATGCTTTTAAAAGGCGAAGTGCTTCAAATTAGAAATCGTTGGGGACTTGCACGCTGGTCTGTTGCTGATAATAATCTTTCATGGCTTTTTAAACCTTCTTCTATTCCAGAAAATTCTCAACGTCAAGTAGAATATAGCACGAGTCCAGATGGAAGATGGTATTGCTACATAAAAAAAACTTCGTCTTCGCATGGTCAGTTGATTTTGAAAAATTCTTCAACTTTGCAGGAATTTGTCCTAAATGGAAAGACAGAATTGAGTTATGACAGCGTCCCAGTTTTGTGGAATCCTGATTCGACGAGTTTTTTGTACGAAAAAAATGGGAATGTATATTTTTGCGAGGCAAAAGCTTCTTTCCAAAAATTGCAAATTTCAGAAAATTTCAGAAAAATTGGAAGTGGAACCATAAACTGTTTTTTTTGGGCAGATTCAAAATCGCTTTATTATGTAGACAGAGATTTAATTTACAAGATAAACGCAAACGAACTTTACACGAGAGCGCTTTATTCTGATGTTGTTGGAACTGGAGTTGTTGTAGGAAGACTCCCTGTTATTTTTGATGAAAAAAGGGATTCGTTTTCTGTAGATAAGAGTTCGTCGTATTTTCTTTTGGTTCAAGGGAAAAAATCATTTTCGTTTTTCAAAATTGAAGGCGAAACTTTTGAATATCTTTCTCCAATTTATTCTAAAATTATGACTTCTCCTAAAGGCAACATAATCGGAATAAAAGAATTTTGGCTTACAAACGACAAATGCTTGCTGTGGACAGATTATCTTTCGTTTGAAGCGAGCGATTTTTTTTCAGAACTCTTTGTATTTTCGTTTTCAAATTCTTCGTTCAAATCTGTAAAAACCGTAAAAAATGCAGGAAAACCAATTTTAAGTCCAGATTCAACAAAATTGTGCTATTGCGAAGGCGAAAATCTCTATGTTTACAATCTTTCAGATTTAAAACTTTTAGATGTTTTACAAGGCGAAAAGATAATCTCTTATGTTTGGGGAAATAACGACACCATCTATGCTGGCGGCGAATCGACTGTAAGGCAATGGAAACTTAATAAAAACAAAGAAGTAGGGCAGGCAGCTTTAAACGATGAAAAATCTTCTGACTCAAAAGTTCTTTTTC
This window harbors:
- a CDS encoding peptidoglycan DD-metalloendopeptidase family protein, coding for MQVISYVGSQTRYRNSYRPKNLFLKLKSQSYFSKSYCLENRTKFFGDLNLKKILYLVSAVSILFFVPITLYKVISHFRNFTGPVKIDTNFETETENLKMAMANFAVEGIFENVDENGNLLNEDGSILTVDSLGIIKAVSFTDYKIKSGETISSIAVKFGLTNISTLIAVNNIENVRSIRSGQTIKIPNQDGLNHIVKKGDSINSISVKYHVSVEDILDANELSDERLFIGQKIFIPGARLDSSSLKKALGELFSNPIKSRYKISSYFGKRADPFTGVASFHTGIDLACPAGTPVNATMGGKIVYVGWSNIFGNYVIINHGNGYQSLYGHLLKVLCRSNQNVSQGEKIGLVGSTGYSTGPHLHFTVYKNGKLVDPLTLLKK
- a CDS encoding polysaccharide deacetylase family protein is translated as MIKAHPFKFRAIFAFIFFYSVCFLRAEISFENPSVNSSDKILFSVKNSNSHSYSYSTAFMGDAKSLSDTKILTCYPEKMDMLLKGEVLQIRNRWGLARWSVADNNLSWLFKPSSIPENSQRQVEYSTSPDGRWYCYIKKTSSSHGQLILKNSSTLQEFVLNGKTELSYDSVPVLWNPDSTSFLYEKNGNVYFCEAKASFQKLQISENFRKIGSGTINCFFWADSKSLYYVDRDLIYKINANELYTRALYSDVVGTGVVVGRLPVIFDEKRDSFSVDKSSSYFLLVQGKKSFSFFKIEGETFEYLSPIYSKIMTSPKGNIIGIKEFWLTNDKCLLWTDYLSFEASDFFSELFVFSFSNSSFKSVKTVKNAGKPILSPDSTKLCYCEGENLYVYNLSDLKLLDVLQGEKIISYVWGNNDTIYAGGESTVRQWKLNKNKEVGQAALNDEKSSDSKVLFLSACKNVFWSSQTAICGEDVVKKDVFYDFDEVNGSWAKREQPHVQNEGSIQNGKYRVFLGETLNKKYSNSLYVRTVSGKAVTRAYFPETAIKGGNSKQISILIDALDDSSGLSEIILILKKYDIKATFFINGEFIRRYPKETSQIAKSGYDCASMFFTNADLTAKGFVVDEDFIRRGLARNEDEFFVSTGSELNLLWHAPFYKSNEKIKFAGKKSGYRYVEAGRFCLDTITLEESSLGKSGYLSAADLVEFYAENATEGAVIPVSTGISKGSRTDYLYEKLDLLIEALIQQGFEIVDLKKI
- the lepB gene encoding signal peptidase I, whose protein sequence is MLRRELSNSTKSSIFIICCGIFAGFILKLFVIDFFRVSGRSMEPAIHDSSMLVVNKLSYGIIKPWSNHLLIQWKKPKVDDVVIYLYNNKIVVKRVLSTEGQLLEYSDEPLYTLKAGEKIVPLTENQYKTFKDIQKVPEGYVLAIGDNYEESMDSRDYGFVSVKNVLGKVLCK
- a CDS encoding zinc ribbon domain-containing protein, whose product is MMNVCVCGGCGRTIEKEFLYCPWCGQAKMHNDKDALEAVFRNLEQKQAENREKRLKKLEKQLDDLEQDLSILALSAEMAK